gtacaacgtccacaagcccTCAGCAACAGACTGAAGGCTTCGGGCAAATTTCAGCTGGTTAACACCATGGTGGACAGGCTTGCNGTAAGTTGCACCCTTAGGAACTGGGCGTTTGCGACCACCACGGCGGACACGAATCCTGTAAATGACATAgcctacacaaacaaacaaaccaaccaatcacCAATACGTTAGACGAAACTACGACTTTCCAATGCTTCCTTTTAATTACAATGATAGATGGACTATGTAGACTAAAGTATATCTGTAACCTATATCACGTTTAGCATAGTTAAATTAGGCAgggttcttggggggggggcacttccAAACCGAGGCCCGCCGGCTTTTCTGGGAGTGTTATAGATCACCCACATCGCGACCTCACGCACCTTGCTTAGCCTTGTACCCCAGTCTTCGAGCTTTATCAGGCCGGGTGGGGCGGGGAGCCCTGTGCAGCGCAGAGAGCTGGCGGTACTGCCAGCAGCGGACCCTCAGAAGAAAGCGCATCACGTCCGACTGCTTCTTCCTCCATAGCTCCTGGATGTATTTGTATGCACCCATCTTGGTTCACCTTTGAGGAAGCAAATGGCAAGAGCGATCGCTGTCAAGGACATTGACTACGGCCGCTCCATCCGCCCTGGAGCCCCACCGTCCACCGGGAGTGAGAAGGGCTCTGCGGAGGCGGCAAGGCCGGCCGGCTGGGCGGGCGGGACTGACTAGCCCATGCTCCGGGAGGCCGCCAGGACTGGCAGCAGGGTTATAACCGCCACCGAGAGCAAGGCCAGGAGAGCTTCGTCCCACCCGGGCGGCCTGTGAGAGGCAAGCCGAGGCCAGGCTTCCAACCCACGCCTCCTTCAGTCCCCGGCCCGGCTCGGATCCCGCCGCCATTGCGCCTCTTAAGCCTCCCGGATGGCGGCGTATTCGCGCCCTCTCCACCCCGTATCCTCACTGGGCGCTCGTGCGAGGCATTAGCTCCGAGGCCGCAGGAGCGCCGGGGCCGGATGGCTGAAGACTAGCGCGATTCGCGACGGATACACACGCAAAACCGCCCAGCCGCCTTACCTGATGGCTGCCgccagaggaaaggaagaagccttTCTCCCACAATCCCTTTTGtggctcctcctcccacctcGGCGACCCTCCTTCCGGTGGGGCGGGGTAGCCGCCCCGTGCCTCTTGGGGCTCGTAGTCCCGACAACCTGGTGGGCGGGGTCAGGCAGGGACAGCCCGCCACTTCCGGATGCTCTCCCCCAGCTCTCTGCAGTGCTCCTGAGCAGCCGAGGCTGCGGAAAGTGAGAGGCGGCGAGTTCGCGCGAGTCACGCCAAGGGGCCGGAGGAAGCAGGTCGGGGACGGGCTCCCGAGGGACGGGTTCGGACCGCGGTGCTACTGTCTCACTGCCCTGCAGTGTCAGGTTGGTGTCTCCACCGACGCCTCGCTCCGTGATCTCGGAGCACAGTGGCCGCAGGACGGCCGTGACTTGGGCGTAGGTGAAGTTGCTGCACGCGTGGACCTCGCGCGTGTCCTTAAGGCCGGCCAGCGACTTTGGACTTGCGCGAACCAGGCTAGCGGGTGGACTGTGGCGCCCGTCCCCCTCCGACTTTTCCTGTGGTGGATGGGAGCCCCGAGGTGCTAATGTCAGAGCCCGGGGACTTTATTTTATAGACGTTTTTAGGATAGCAAATTGTTCATTTGCCAGGACCTGTTCCAGGAAGAAATGCCCAGATTGCTGGCATTCAGCACCGCGTTCTTTGTATTGGAATTTTTGCAGttccaaaattttcttttttcatacagTCGTGCGGTTTTAATAATCTACGCTTGTTTGTGGCCAAGGTTTGGGAATCATGTTTACCTTTTACATCAGTCTGTGGCTCTGCTCATCTTTTAGAATAAATGCAGCTTTAGCATTTTAAGAGTCCTCACCTGTCCTATTTAAAAATCCAACAGATTATCGCTTAATATGCGCGGAGCTCTGTCTCAGCTGTTGGTGATGCAGCTTAAACAACACACAAATTCTAGCTTTGGGAGCAAGCGTTAACACTATCTTTTGATGCCAAGTGTAAAGGACACACATTGAAGGAGTGGAGGGTATTGAGCGGTAGGTACAGTGACAGTTGTCTCAGGGTCCTGGCTAGTGGAGCCTGGAcgaggcgggggcggggggggggagaaactgacttactcttttctcttttaagcaCATCTGGTGAATCTTGCAAGATATGATGGAGTGAAGGATATGATTTCTCTTTTAGGACGGTCTTCAAaaaatttttaaggtttatttttaggctatgtgtgtttatttatgtttttacttggatgtatgtttgtgcaccatcaCCTTTGTACCACTGAGGTAGGTGGAAGTGGTTGGAAActtccatgtaggtgctgggaactgaaccctgggggctctgcaagagctgccagtgttctaactgctgagcctctctccagcctcctggataagttttgttttgttttttgttttttagaaaataatgctGAAGAATAAATTACAAGTCTGtgagtgtagttcagtggtaatGTGTCtaagggtttcattgctgtgaagagacaccatgaccagggcaacttttataaaggaaaacatttactttggagctggcttacagtttcagaggtttagtccattattatcatagcaggaaacatggcagcatgcaggcaaacatggtgctggagaaggaactgagagctttacatcttgatctacaggcagcaaaGAGAGAGGTGTGCTTCACTAGGCATAGTTTGAGCATGgtagatctcaaagcccacccccaccccacagtgacactccttacctcctaatagtacctcTCTCTCCGGGTAAAAGATGGAAACATGTGAGTCAGTGGGGCCATacttattcaaacctccacaatGTGCTTAGTAGTTAGGAACCAGAAACCAGAGTTTTAAGCTGGGGTATGGATGGCTGAGAGGAAGGGTTAAAAGACAATACAGAGGAGTACCAGGACTGAAGGGGCGCTGGCCAACTTGAGTGTATTGAACGTGGCAATGGAAGAAGGCCTTGCCTTTCTCTCCCATtacctctgcctttctttctttcttttttttttaaagattttatttatttattatatataagtacactgtagctgtcttcagattcaccagaagagggcatcagatctcattacagattttgtgagctaccatgtggttgctgggatttgaactcaggaccttcagaagagcagttggtgctcttaaccactgagccatctctccaacccctccctctgcctttctaaaaACCGTCAGATTACATTTCTAAAGCTAGCCACCGAGAtctagtcccttatttggccacttccttctTCTGAGGCTATCAATACTATCAAGGTCTAGCTTTCAAAGTATGGAAGTCACAGGCCACTTTGGCTCACCTCATTAGCATGCCCAATTAAAACGAAACACCTCATCCTAATACCAGACTATCCCTTCTACTTGTATAAACCACTCGTTACCTATGATGTCCAattcctctctatccagagggaGGCCTTTGCTCCTTCAGGAAAAGACCCATCCTCCCGCCCCCttgtccctttccccttctcctacATCCTTTATCTCCTGACTTTGTATCTATTCcatgccctctgtccctctggggcaaataaatctcctttgtgttagaacttggtcttggggtccAATAGACAAAAGCAGCAGGCAGTGTTCTGGAATCACAGCCAAGGAGCTAGGAAACTACTGAATGATTCTGAGAATGAAagttagattttaaaattcttacttaGATGGTTTGAGgctaaaagaaagagaacaatggAATAGAGAGACTAGTGAAGTTCTGTTAGTTTCCCTAACAgcaattacatatttttaatttacgtTTATTTGTGCATTGAtgttttttcctgcatgtatgtctgactGAGGGTGCCAGACCTTCTGGAACAGAAGTTACAGACAttgcaggtcctctggaagagcagctagcactcttaaccactgagctctccagccctagcaattacattttaaaatttatttttcagagataaaattttctttctcgccaggcgtggtggcgcacgcctttaatcccagcacttgagaggcagaggcaggcggatttctgagtttgaggccagcctggtctNNNNNNNNNNNNNNNNNNNNNNNNNNNNNNNNNNNNNNNNNNNNNNNNNNNNNNNNNNNNNNNNNNNNNNNNNNNNNNNNNNNNNNNNNNaaaaaaaaaaaaaattctttctctttgatttttgcTATGTAGCTTTAACTGTCCTGGAAGTTTTCTGTGTAGACTAAACTAGCCTCATACCTTCAGAGACCCTCCGAGTTAACTCAGGTGAGGATGTTAATGGCTCAAATAAAACACTTATCATTTTACAGTTTGTAGATCAGAAGCATCACTAGGTTAAAAATCATGGTgccaggaagaagaaaatcagcTCAAGGTCCCCCTGCATCCCTTGGCTCCTGGCTTCCTCATGTTTTAGTCAGTCAGTCCCTCTCCTCTAAAACTCGTCTCATAAAGACACTTGTGCCCAGATCCCAATCCCAGTCTTGAGCTCCGTGTCTCAAGGTTAATCCAGCCACACACgctgtgatggctattcccagTTATCAGCCTGattctatctggaatgaactacaatcccgAAATGGAGGACAGagctgtgatccagatcttgaggctggaagacacaggcttttgatccaaATCTTGACGTGGAATGACATAGACTTTTTGATCTGAATCTTGAGGCCTagtggagactgaggcaagcagatctctgagttcaagtccagcgtgggacagagcaagttcctaaTAAAGAACAGTTTAGTGTGGTGGTACATAgctttaaagacttatttatttattatatgtaagtacactgtagctgtcttcagacactccagaagagggcgtcagatctcattacagatggttatgagccaccatgtggttgctgggatttgaactccggaccttccgaagagcagttgggtgctcttacccactgagccatctcaccagctctggtACAGggctttaatctgggccatactttctgctggaggcctacataaggacattggaagaaggaagactcactcttcccCACCTACTTGCACTTGCCTGCCAGCACGTCTGTTGGAGTctacttcaggattccagcttaggCAGAAGGCCAGGTGAAACACCCACCCTCGtgagactgaacaactactagattcttggacccCATTCACAGCTGCTCATTGTTGGGGTAGTTGGGCTGCAGGTTGTAAGTCATTCCTAtaatttcccttaatacatagtgACATTAAAggaatgctgaaattaaaggctgtgctgccatgcctgtttCCATTTGACTATGTGCACGTGCATGCCCGTGTGAGCAGGCCCACGCGCAAGCGTTAgtgctttgcctgaatgtgtgtgtaagggtgttGGAAACCTTGAACAGACCGTTGTGActaccaggtgggtgctggggattgaagctgggttctctgaaagagtagccggtgttcttaacccctgagccatctctccagctccccatttGACACTCTCCCCcacacagggtttttctgtgtatcagccctagctgtcctttgtagaccaggctggcctcaaatttacagagatcttgCCCtttgagtggtgggattaaagacattttaatatttttgttgccTTTAAtgaaccatttttctttttaccttagcTGTTGATATCTTgtcttctagaaaaacaaaagtctTGAGGAAAATGTTACCTTACTCATGATAATCCTCCTGCCGTAGCACTTTTCTATTCTAGAATGCTGTATTATAGGAAGGAGCAAGCCATGCCTAGAGATGAACATCCAAGCTAGTTTTTTATCTTCTGTGCATGGAACTGATATAgatcctcctctgcctcctgagtagtggGGTTACACACACCTCCATTTGGGTGTTGCTATAGTCTATCCAGATGATTTCTGTGGCAATATATAAGAAACCTCTAACAGTGATCTCTCTAAGGGAGCAAATAGCTTGGGGAGCAAAGTGTGGTAAGATGACCTTATTCTGTATCTGGAGTCCCCTGTACTACTGGTTCAACGTAAACTTTAAGAGAAAGGACTTATTTCAAAGTCCCCTCATTCTTTCCACAGTGCTGTCCTAGGAGAAGATGGGAAAGGGTTGCAAGGTTGTCGTTTGCGGGTTGCTGTCTGTTGGGAAAACTGCAATTTTGGAGCAACTCCTTTATGGGAATCACACTATTGGTAAGATTATCTTTCTTAGTTCCTTTTTAGATTCTGAAGCTGGTGGAAGGTGCTTGTTGCTCATACTAACTGGTGTAAAAGAGTAAGCAGGGACAAGTAAATTGGGTTCTGTTGACATCTAGCAGTGCTTGCTAAATGTTCTGTACATGTCAGAAACAAATGGTAAGTAGAAATGAGTCATATGGAAATGGGGTCCTGTGTACTTGCCTCAAACGGGGGTCTAGGAATCATAGGTCCCTGAGGTAGCAACATCAAGTGACAGTATTCTTCAGACATAGCATGCTGCTGCTGGTTAGGCTTAAACATGAAGAaatggagccgggtgtggtggcgcacgcctttaatcccagcacttgggaggcagaggcaggNNNNNNNNNNNNNNNNNNNNNNNNNNNNNNgaggccagcctggtctacagagtgagttccagaacagccaaggctacacagagaaaccctgtctcgaaaaacaaagagaaagaaatggctgTTTGCTTGCTACAGTATGACCTAATTTGTAGATGGGAATTATGTCATTAATTTATTCCTTCAGTGAGTAAGCTATTTTATCATCTCTCTATCACACTGTATGTTATGGTGCTTTGCCGGGCTCAGAGGTGACTGTGGgttaaaatgaaatgaagcttATGTAAATACAGATCTGAGCATTTTTTTCTGGCAGGTAcacattttatcttctttttattagatattttctttatttacatttcaaatgctatccccaaagtcccctataccctcccccgccctgctcccatacccacccactcccacttcttggcccaggcattcccctgtactgggatatataaagtttgcaagaccaagggcctctcctcccaatgatggctcctgagtgctggaaaggAAGGCGTTTGCTACCTCCACCACTGACACCACCTGgctaagaaataattttttaaaaattaaagaaaattattgtaTGTTTAGGTGAGGAGGGGGCATGCATAAAGATTAAAGGGtagggcctggagaaatggctaagtagttaagagcactgactatactcttccaaaggtcccgagttcaattcccagcaaccacattgtggctcacagccatctgtaatgggatctgatggcctcttctggtgtgtctgaagacagctgcagtgagtTCAGACTTAAAATGAAAGGGTGAGCATTTGGAGCTGGTTCTCTTCTACCTTTCAGTGGGccccggggattgaactcaaaatACCACCAAGCTTGAGAGCCACCTTGATGGTccaaaacatatttttagaaaaacaagaCACATTTGGATGAATAGCTACCTTCCATTTTGAAGAAATTCGTAGACATGTGGTCATTACACGTGGTGCAGGGAAAACCTAGAGAGCCAGTCTCGAAGTGTGGGAGCTGGGATAACTGATACTGCTTCACtctgtagccttagctggcctagAGTTTAGAGAATTCCGCTCGCCCTGccagctggggttaaaggtgctGGCCACTCTGCTGGACTCACTCTGGCTCCTTAATGCAGGGACGGAAGACTGTGAAACGCTGGAAGATGTGTACATGGCATCTGTGGAGACAGACCGTGGGGTGAAGGAGCAGCTGCACTTGTATGACACCCGAGGCCTGCAGAAAGGCGTGGAGCTGCCAAAGCATTATTTCTCATTTGCCGATGGCTTTGTTCTTGTGTATAGTGTGAATAACCTCGAGTCCTTTCAAAGAGTGGAGCTTCTGAAGAAAGAGATCGATAAGTTCAAAGACAAAAAGGAGGTAAGTGGCTGTTTAGTTACCGGGTGTGAAGTCTGATGCTGTTAGAGTGGTAATGTGCATTCAGTGTAGTTTACACATTTAAAGCTGTTCAGTTATACCGGCAGTGTCTGCAAACAGTAGTATGACTGGCCAGGCCCATGAAGCACAGTGCTTGCCCCGTGTGTCTCCTGCTGCCCCTCTGTTACTGCCAGCCCCGTGTCTCCTGCTGCCCCTCTGTGACTGCCCGCCCCGTGTGTCTCCTGCTGCCCCTCTGTGACTGCCCGCCCCGAGTGTGTCTCCTGCTGCCCCTCTGTGACTGCCCGCCCCGTGTGTCTCCTGCTGCCCCTCTGTTACTGCCCGCCCCATGTGTGTCTCCTGCTGCCCCTCCCTCTGTGTTACACTGTACAGGGTACGCTTTCCTAACTCCCTAGCTCAGGTACTGTATAAACTCAGTCGTGTGGCGATCATTTGTCTCATCTTCCACCTCAAAAAGCACATACAGCTTAGGGAGTCAGCACCAGCTCCTCCGTTTGCCACGTTCCTGCTGCTTAGAATTCACTAATCTCAGATCTTTCCACAGCACCTCAGCTCAGTCAGCAACCTCGGAGCCCTACAGCACCCACGTTAATAGTCTACTAGATGGCTTAGCCCAGATTCTTAcgttttatgtgtttgtttgcttggttttttgacacagaatttttctggctgttctggaacttgctttgaccaaggctggcctcaaactcacagagaccttcctgcctctgcctcccaagtactaggattaaaggtgtgcaccaccatgcctggctgattggaggcagaggcaggcagatttctgagttcgaggccagcctggtctacaaagtgagttccaggacagccagggctacacagagaaaccctgtctcgaaaaaaccaaaaaaaaaaaaaaaatgttaaaaacttattttatatttaattatgtatgtgtggggaggtgggaggaattATATGCacgagtgcaggtgcctgtggaggccagaagaaagcccTGTTGTCATATTTGTCACATCTGAGGGTTCCCCCTGCTAGCCCAGTACTAGGGCTTCATACTTGATAGGAAAGTTCTCtactccccaacttgtttttagacaaggtttaactaaattgcccaggctggccttgaacttgtaacctTCCTGCTTCAACTCCAGAGCAGCTGcgtttcctgctttcttttcctcagtaTCATCTACGTAAAGCAGTTTGCTAAATGGAAGAGCAGTAATTGCTTATCCAGTTTTCCTGTAAACTGCTGTGGATGGTTACTATTGTGGTCTTCGGTCATTTTTTGTCCAGGTGGCAATCGTTGTGTTAGGAAACAAACTGGACCTTTctgagcagagacaggtggatgctGACGTGGCACAACAGTGGGCAAGAAGTGAGAAAGTCAAGCTGTGGGAGGTGACAGTGACAGACCGGAGGACACTGATTGAGCCCTTCACTTTACTGGCCAGCAAGCTTTCCCAGCCCCAGAGCAAATCCAGCTTCCCTCTGCCTGGGAGGAAAAACAAAGGCAACTCCAGTTCCGAAAACTGAGTCAAGCCTTGCACTATCTGTAGCCTGGCATGACGTTACGATTTAACATGGCCCTTACAGATCACCTCTGGGCCTAATGGAACCTCTAAGTGGTAATTTAATGCACTTTATAATTAAGTTACTGGGCTAGTTTATTGCTGTTGGGacattattttgtctttatttgaaacctgttcttattttgttatttattctgcACTTgtcaatagcaaaataaaatttagagtaTGCAGTATAACATGGGAACTTTTCCAGCTTGTCAGGAACTCTCATATTCATTGTAATTTTATGCAAATGCCTTAGTGTGTATATAACTCATTACTGTGTGTATAGGGTCAGCTTTATCCTTCCATAAACGCATGAATTTCAGGGGTGGAACTAGGTGGCTGGGCTCACCTGGCAAAGCACCCTCCCTACTGAGTCATCTTAACAGGCCCAGAACTCTGTTTTAAAAAGGTTGATTactcagggctagagagattgctcagtaggtAAGATTGATGCCTTGCAGAAGAGCCGGGTCCAActtctagcacctacatggtggctcacaaccacctataacagATTCCAAGGGATTCAGTGTCCTCTCTTGGTTTCTTCAGACATTTCATACACATAGTGCTCATGCAGGGaaaatcactcatacacatagaataatatCTAAACTTTTTTAAAGGTTAATTATCTAAGATTATAAAGCTTGGCAATTGCTTTGTGTACCTAAATTGTCCCAATAACAatttggatctctgtgagttaaattCTCATTATACAGAGGCTTTGCTGAACAGAACAAaagtggtggttttgttttgctctattAAGTATTAAGATCTTAGGGTTAGGATGAGGTGCTTTTGTATTCGgagccctgttttttttttttttctataagccAGGCCTGTGCTGATGATAAAATTAAATACTAGAGGGGATTTTGAAAATGGCTAGGCTggctgagcgtggtggcgcacgcctttaatctcagcatgcggaggtggaggcaggcaggtttctgagttcgaggccagcctggtctacaaagtgagttccaggacagccagggctacacagagaaaccctgtctcggggtaaaaaagaggaaagaaaatggctAGGCTAAAGAGCGGGGAAACATCCCTTTtccatatacaataaaatatcagaaatagAGTTACCATTAGTTTTACATATTAATCTGAGTTTACAATTTAGTTTATGGAAAATCTTATCAAGATCTGAGCATTGTATCAAAAAAAGATTGAcaaccctatacaaagaactagGAAATAAGTTGATGGTGTTTTCaactgtaaataatttttaaccaTTTAACTGAAAAGCAAAATATGAAACAAGGTAAAGAATGCATTAAGTATGGAACTTTCAACCATCAGCATTGCtgctgcttgcttttctgttggtGGTACTGTAGCCTTGAGCACAAGGCTTCACACACATGTATCATTAGCCTTTTTGAGgaagggttggttggttggttgattgatttattggttttttgagacagggtttctctgtgtagccctggctgtcctggaactcattctggagaccaggctgcctctgcctcccaagcgctgggattaaaggtgtgcgccaccactgcctggcgagaaAGGGTCTTAATAAATTACCCAGGCTTTGAACTTAGAATCCTTGTGCCCAGACaccctgaatactgggattacagtcacCTGGTTTGCCCTTCATCCCACTAAAGACTGGTTGgaattatgtagaccaggctagccttgatctcAAGTCCTCCtcagctgggattaaagttatgtacTACTATACCAGTCTTggccaattctttttttaaaaaaatcataccGTTTTGGTTATCCCTCAGGGTTAAGTCAGTCCTCTAGCCTGCCCTTCCAGGTACTTATCTTTCAGCTTTTTCTTCTGAGATATTTTATATAGATCTTGCTTGgagtttctgttttttcttttggctgCATTTAGATCTTGTGCTTTAGTATACATGGAATTGGTTATgtaattaaaatgctttttgagacagggtgtcatgtagcctaggctagtctcaaacccAGTgcgtagctgaggatgactttgaactttaatCCTCTGGCATCCACTCACCCTGGGATGAAGGGGTGTGAATGCTACTATGCTCAGCTTTCACTTGCATGCATCTGGAGCAACAGCCAGCAGCAGTGCTACTGATCATGGAGCCTGCTCTGCAAGGTGAGCACTAGCCCACCAGAGCGGCTCGTTTCTCCTATGTCTGCTGCCACTCCATCTGCAGAGCAGAGAATGCTTTGAGCAGCAGGCATTGAGTATTATCTTTGAAGCTTAGCTGGCTTAcactgtttattgtttttaagatatCTCCAGGGGgttcaagagatggctcaggggttaagggcactgactatttcttccagaggtcctgagttcaatgcccagcaaccacttggtggctcacaaccatctgtaacaggatctgatgccctcttctggtgtgtctgaagacagctacagtgtactcatacacataaataaagtcAGAAAAAGATATCTCCAAAATGTGCTGTGTACGTATCAGTTCTGGCATATATAAGTGTTAAGTATTCCTTAACCTGCTTTCAGAAGCTGCAGAGAGGAAATGAACACAGCAGGCTCAGTAGTTGTTCTTAATATTGTTTATTAGCACAAATGCAGACATAAGAAGTCTAAACCAATTGACTGAACAATTCCTATTCCACACTTACAGTTAACAGCTTAAGGTATTTCACTACAGGTTTCCACAAATCATGATTCAACCCTTGAAGTAATTtgcatataaaatacattaacTACATGGTGTCTTGTAGCCAGATGTCCATTTTACATATACGAGGTAACAAACTCATCTTTGCAAACTCGTTAAATACCAttgtttccttctaagaaggaaaaacaaattccAATTTTTTTGAACAAGAAAATAGGACTTTACATAAATGACATGTATGTACCTATACAAATTTAAGCTGATTTTGAAAGTATAGTAGACTACAATCAATGGAACACAAGTGTCTACACATGCATTCTTTTCTGTTGTACTAAAAGTCAGCTAATCTTGCAAAGTTTCAGCTCTAAAAGTCGCTATTACCAGTTTGTCTACTGTAGCAAGATACCTTAAGTTACAACAA
The sequence above is drawn from the Mus pahari chromosome 8, PAHARI_EIJ_v1.1, whole genome shotgun sequence genome and encodes:
- the Rpl15 gene encoding 60S ribosomal protein L15, coding for MGAYKYIQELWRKKQSDVMRFLLRVRCWQYRQLSALHRAPRPTRPDKARRLGYKAKQGYVIYRIRVRRGGRKRPVPKGATYXKPVHHGVNQLKFARSLQSVAEGLWTLYIVTQMQKSQFFLQHHVYLQVTILLTMVTMDSTFEFT
- the Nkiras1 gene encoding NF-kappa-B inhibitor-interacting Ras-like protein 1 produces the protein MGKGCKVVVCGLLSVGKTAILEQLLYGNHTIGTEDCETLEDVYMASVETDRGVKEQLHLYDTRGLQKGVELPKHYFSFADGFVLVYSVNNLESFQRVELLKKEIDKFKDKKEVAIVVLGNKLDLSEQRQVDADVAQQWARSEKVKLWEVTVTDRRTLIEPFTLLASKLSQPQSKSSFPLPGRKNKGNSSSEN